A genomic window from Sulfurospirillum multivorans DSM 12446 includes:
- a CDS encoding carbonic anhydrase produces the protein MKIAELISGYEKFKDTKFKKYENKFLDLVKNGQHPKVLFIACSDSRVDPALITNSAPGELFVLRNIGNFVPPFAPDNDYHATAAGIEYAVSVLEVTDIIICGHSHCGAIETMYTKITDINLVHVKKWLELGMDAKNYVTQKLISQDVTQSERLELTEKISLLFQSKNLLTYPDVERRVNEGELFIRSWYYHLETGELEYFNTESGEFEPMIGSEN, from the coding sequence ATGAAAATAGCGGAGTTAATTAGTGGGTATGAAAAGTTTAAAGATACCAAGTTTAAAAAATACGAAAACAAATTTTTGGACCTTGTTAAAAATGGGCAACATCCAAAAGTTTTATTTATCGCATGCAGTGACTCGCGTGTCGATCCTGCCTTGATCACCAACTCAGCTCCAGGAGAGCTTTTTGTCCTACGTAACATTGGCAATTTTGTTCCTCCCTTTGCTCCCGATAATGATTACCACGCGACGGCGGCGGGCATTGAGTATGCGGTTTCTGTTTTAGAAGTCACGGACATTATTATCTGCGGACATTCACATTGTGGGGCGATTGAGACGATGTACACCAAGATCACCGATATTAATTTAGTCCATGTCAAAAAGTGGCTAGAACTAGGGATGGATGCTAAAAACTACGTGACACAAAAGCTTATCAGCCAAGATGTGACACAATCGGAGAGGCTAGAGCTTACGGAGAAAATTTCACTTCTGTTTCAATCCAAAAATCTCTTAACGTATCCCGATGTCGAGCGTCGTGTTAATGAAGGTGAGCTTTTTATTCGTTCGTGGTATTATCATTTAGAGACGGGTGAACTGGAGTATTTTAACACCGAATCGGGTGAATTTGAGCCCATGATCGGTAGTGAAAATTGA
- the ppnP gene encoding pyrimidine/purine nucleoside phosphorylase gives MEFKNVTVTKKANVYFDGKVVSYTLTFDDGSTKTLGFMQVGDYTFNTGVAEVMEFLSGELSVELPNQKEPLIIHEKAIFEVPANALFTLHVKTCASYCCSYVK, from the coding sequence ATGGAATTTAAAAACGTTACCGTTACGAAAAAAGCCAATGTCTATTTTGATGGCAAAGTGGTCAGTTATACCCTCACCTTTGATGATGGCTCCACCAAAACACTCGGTTTTATGCAAGTAGGTGACTACACCTTTAACACAGGCGTAGCCGAAGTGATGGAGTTTTTAAGTGGTGAGCTGAGCGTGGAGCTTCCAAACCAAAAAGAGCCTTTAATCATTCATGAAAAAGCAATCTTTGAAGTGCCTGCTAATGCCTTGTTTACGTTACATGTAAAGACATGTGCTAGTTACTGTTGTTCTTACGTAAAATAA
- a CDS encoding bifunctional diguanylate cyclase/phosphodiesterase, whose protein sequence is MNRTARVHLRDPRTVLVVVFVLSFVLLTLGIYNLHTLESEKERAKVYTIAANYSYDIKFNLDRALSSTYTLQALLTQNDGGFIRNFEEIAEEILPSYPGVIELAIAPRGIIQQVAPLQGNEKALGLNLFEAKTQNKESFLARESGKLTLAGPLDLTQGGIGLVGRLPIFEDRDNKEHFWGFVAAVIRISEIFDTAKIAQLDQEALMYEIWRIHPDSKEKQIILSSTRTPLIDPVVYTFDVPNGTWTIAISPEKGWGSPVLFMVRVLMALMFALMLAYMAKLVVELKITKVALESQVLQTTGEKNVLARQFEVLLNAIPDLIWLKDPNGIYLFCNKAFERLYGAKEHAIVGKSDYDFVDFQLADFFRTHDIIAMDAKEPVRNEEELSFKEDDYNGLFETIKTPVYDKNSELLGVLGVSRDITARREDEEKIQKLEYFDPLTSLPNKLQLRLRVEHDLKIVQHQNEQLAVLFIDFDHFKNINDTLGHATGDELLVKVSKRLKPLLRQVDTLSRQGGDEFVVILPGVSVDDAAHMAKRLLQAIEQPIKLDTNELIVTASIGIALYPNDGADIDTLFKSADAAMYLAKQNGRNNYRFFTSEIQSRSARILSLENALRYAHTRGELSLHYQPQISLSDGKIVGVEALIRWNHPDFGMISPVEFIPIAEESGQILLIGEWVMRTAATRMKQWMDMGFPAMSVAVNLSAVQFHHAHLSKLVSTIIDEVKLPPWFLEIELTESAAAQNPLHAIETMNELSEKGIRLSIDDFGTGYSSLSYLKRFKVYKLKIDQSFIRDIGIDPEDREIVKIIIALGKSLGLKTIAEGVETKEQLDFLKENGCDEAQGYYFSEPLNVTDIEALLRAPEIILRKNNSN, encoded by the coding sequence GTGAATCGAACGGCACGTGTGCATTTGCGCGATCCTAGAACTGTCTTGGTCGTCGTTTTTGTGCTCTCTTTTGTACTGTTAACCTTGGGCATTTACAACCTTCATACCTTAGAGTCCGAAAAAGAACGGGCAAAAGTCTATACAATCGCTGCTAATTACAGTTATGACATCAAATTTAACCTCGATCGAGCGCTCTCGTCAACCTACACACTCCAAGCTTTGCTGACTCAAAATGATGGTGGATTTATTCGCAATTTTGAAGAGATTGCCGAGGAGATTTTACCTTCTTATCCTGGTGTGATTGAGCTTGCGATTGCCCCACGTGGCATCATCCAACAAGTTGCTCCACTTCAAGGCAACGAAAAAGCACTGGGGCTCAACCTGTTTGAAGCCAAAACCCAAAATAAAGAGTCTTTTTTAGCACGCGAGAGCGGTAAACTGACCTTGGCTGGACCATTGGATTTGACACAAGGGGGCATTGGTCTTGTGGGGCGTCTGCCCATTTTTGAAGATAGGGATAATAAAGAGCATTTTTGGGGATTTGTCGCTGCGGTGATTCGCATCTCTGAAATTTTTGATACTGCAAAAATTGCGCAACTTGACCAAGAAGCGTTGATGTATGAAATATGGCGTATCCATCCTGATAGCAAAGAGAAGCAGATCATTTTAAGCTCCACACGCACACCACTTATCGATCCTGTGGTCTATACGTTTGATGTGCCAAATGGCACATGGACGATTGCTATATCGCCTGAAAAAGGGTGGGGGAGTCCGGTTCTTTTTATGGTGCGCGTGCTGATGGCATTGATGTTTGCGCTGATGTTAGCCTATATGGCAAAATTAGTGGTTGAGCTCAAAATTACGAAAGTGGCGCTTGAGTCTCAGGTGCTTCAAACAACAGGCGAAAAAAATGTGTTGGCGCGTCAATTTGAGGTACTCTTAAATGCAATTCCCGATCTGATTTGGCTCAAAGACCCCAATGGCATCTATCTTTTTTGTAACAAAGCGTTTGAGCGTCTTTATGGAGCCAAAGAGCATGCGATCGTGGGAAAAAGTGACTATGATTTTGTGGATTTTCAATTAGCGGATTTCTTTAGAACACACGATATTATCGCAATGGATGCCAAAGAGCCTGTGCGAAATGAAGAAGAGCTGAGTTTTAAAGAAGATGACTACAACGGGCTTTTTGAGACGATTAAAACGCCTGTGTATGATAAAAACAGTGAACTTTTAGGCGTTTTGGGTGTTTCGCGTGACATTACGGCACGCAGGGAAGATGAAGAAAAAATTCAAAAATTAGAGTATTTTGATCCACTCACATCGTTACCCAACAAGCTTCAACTGCGTCTTCGTGTGGAGCATGATCTTAAAATCGTTCAGCACCAAAATGAGCAGTTAGCGGTTCTTTTTATTGATTTTGATCACTTTAAAAATATTAACGATACTTTAGGACATGCCACAGGCGATGAGCTTTTGGTCAAGGTTTCAAAACGCCTCAAACCACTTTTACGCCAAGTCGATACCCTCTCACGTCAAGGTGGCGATGAGTTTGTCGTGATCTTGCCAGGGGTCAGTGTGGATGATGCCGCGCATATGGCAAAACGCTTGCTTCAAGCGATTGAACAGCCAATTAAGTTGGATACCAATGAACTGATCGTAACGGCTTCCATCGGAATTGCACTGTATCCTAATGATGGCGCTGACATCGACACGCTCTTTAAAAGTGCGGACGCGGCGATGTACTTGGCAAAACAAAATGGCAGAAACAATTACCGTTTCTTTACCTCCGAGATTCAAAGCAGGTCAGCGCGCATCTTAAGCTTGGAAAATGCACTGCGTTATGCGCATACCAGAGGCGAGTTGAGTCTTCATTATCAGCCACAAATTTCGCTCAGCGATGGCAAAATTGTAGGTGTTGAGGCATTGATTCGTTGGAATCACCCTGATTTTGGAATGATCTCTCCAGTGGAGTTTATTCCGATTGCAGAAGAGAGCGGTCAGATCTTGTTGATCGGCGAATGGGTGATGCGCACCGCCGCAACGAGGATGAAACAGTGGATGGATATGGGCTTTCCTGCGATGAGTGTGGCGGTAAATCTCTCCGCTGTGCAGTTTCATCATGCGCATCTCTCCAAATTGGTGAGTACGATTATCGATGAAGTGAAGCTTCCGCCATGGTTTTTGGAAATCGAGTTGACCGAGAGTGCTGCTGCTCAAAATCCACTTCATGCGATTGAGACGATGAATGAACTCTCTGAAAAAGGGATACGTCTTAGCATTGATGATTTTGGTACAGGGTACTCCTCTTTGAGTTATTTGAAACGTTTTAAAGTCTATAAACTCAAAATCGATCAGAGCTTTATTCGTGATATTGGCATTGATCCAGAAGATCGTGAGATCGTTAAAATTATCATTGCTTTGGGAAAAAGTTTGGGGCTTAAAACGATCGCGGAGGGCGTTGAAACCAAAGAGCAGTTAGACTTTTTAAAAGAAAATGGTTGCGATGAAGCTCAAGGGTACTATTTTAGTGAACCCTTGAACGTAACGGACATAGAAGCGCTTTTAAGAGCGCCTGAGATTATTTTACGTAAGAACAACAGTAACTAG